A genomic stretch from Candidatus Latescibacterota bacterium includes:
- a CDS encoding STAS/SEC14 domain-containing protein, protein MGISTEIDRESGLRIHVVTGRLTMEDLIGSLEKVYSRPDYDPAMNVLWDLRDADFSAFVSPQIQQVRDFVTSNWGTEGTSHAAMVVSSDEAFGLMRMYEFYLKQKSRNEVQVFRDYDEALDWITKK, encoded by the coding sequence ATGGGAATCAGTACGGAGATCGACAGGGAGTCCGGTCTCAGGATACATGTCGTCACAGGACGTCTGACGATGGAAGACCTCATCGGCAGTCTCGAAAAGGTCTATTCCAGGCCTGATTATGATCCGGCCATGAATGTACTATGGGATCTGAGGGATGCTGATTTCAGCGCATTCGTATCCCCTCAGATACAACAGGTGAGGGATTTCGTGACTTCGAACTGGGGTACCGAAGGAACGAGCCACGCCGCAATGGTCGTTTCCAGTGACGAGGCTTTCGGACTTATGAGGATGTACGAATTCTACCTGAAACAGAAATCGAGAAACGAAGTCCAGGTCTTTCGGGATTATGATGAGGCCCTCGACTGGATAACGAAAAAGTAG
- a CDS encoding DUF885 domain-containing protein — MLHSRSSATLVGLVILSMVLALLVLPGCASREGGNEKGNEASMNRIAERYVRLTLALGQHDKMYVDAYYGPDEWQKEAESDSMGLAAIGSETGELLAALKNLKVDGDDELLRLRHSFLARHIEALATWVKVRDGERFSFDQEAEALYDSKIPTYDESYFAETLAEIDRLLPPGEGNVQERLEKYREDFIIPKDKVAEIFTIVLEEARTRTKKYIELPEGESFEVEYVTGTSWGAYNWYKGNARSLIQVNTDLPTYIDSPLGLAAHEGYPGHHVYNALLEKNLARERGWVEYSVYPLFSPLSFLAEGTANYGIEVAFPSGERLAYERDVLYPLAGIDPERADEYARIQKLAKKLSRARIQSARMYLDQKWTREETIDYLSKYSLLSRARAGKVIDFFDEFRSYIINYYVGYDVVKEYIEGIEGTMEDPALQWKEFEKLLSTPRVPSGLS; from the coding sequence ATGCTGCATTCGAGGTCGTCGGCGACTTTGGTTGGGCTGGTGATTTTGTCAATGGTTCTCGCGCTGTTAGTGTTGCCGGGATGCGCCTCGCGGGAAGGCGGGAACGAAAAAGGAAATGAGGCATCGATGAACCGGATCGCCGAAAGATATGTCAGACTGACTCTGGCGCTGGGTCAGCATGACAAGATGTATGTTGACGCGTATTACGGCCCGGACGAATGGCAGAAAGAAGCTGAATCGGACAGCATGGGCCTCGCGGCGATCGGTTCCGAGACCGGAGAACTTCTCGCTGCCCTGAAAAACCTGAAAGTGGATGGAGATGACGAACTGCTCAGGCTGAGACACTCATTTCTCGCAAGGCACATCGAGGCGCTTGCCACATGGGTGAAAGTAAGGGACGGGGAACGGTTCTCGTTCGATCAGGAAGCCGAAGCCCTTTACGATTCGAAGATACCGACATACGATGAAAGCTATTTTGCGGAGACCCTTGCCGAAATCGACCGGCTTCTCCCACCGGGCGAGGGAAATGTCCAGGAGAGGCTGGAGAAGTACCGTGAGGATTTCATCATTCCGAAAGACAAGGTCGCTGAAATCTTTACGATAGTCCTCGAAGAGGCCAGGACCAGGACAAAGAAGTATATAGAGCTTCCCGAAGGAGAATCTTTCGAAGTGGAATATGTCACGGGCACTTCCTGGGGAGCTTATAACTGGTACAAGGGAAATGCCCGCAGCCTGATCCAGGTGAATACGGACCTCCCCACGTATATTGACAGCCCACTGGGCCTCGCTGCGCATGAGGGATATCCGGGGCATCATGTATATAACGCCCTTCTCGAGAAGAATCTTGCCAGGGAAAGGGGCTGGGTCGAGTACTCTGTCTATCCACTGTTCAGCCCTCTTTCTTTTCTTGCCGAAGGCACAGCCAATTATGGGATAGAGGTAGCTTTTCCCAGCGGTGAACGATTGGCTTATGAGCGCGATGTATTATACCCGTTAGCGGGAATCGACCCGGAGAGAGCTGATGAGTATGCGAGGATTCAGAAGCTGGCGAAGAAGCTGTCGAGGGCAAGGATCCAATCGGCGAGGATGTATCTCGATCAGAAGTGGACGAGAGAAGAGACGATAGACTATCTCTCGAAATACTCTCTTCTTTCAAGGGCCCGAGCCGGGAAGGTGATCGACTTTTTCGATGAGTTCAGGAGTTATATCATAAATTACTATGTCGGTTATGACGTAGTTAAGGAGTATATAGAGGGGATCGAAGGAACAATGGAAGACCCGGCCCTTCAATGGAAAGAGTTTGAAAAGCTTCTCTCAACACCCCGTGTTCCATCGGGCCTGAGCTGA
- a CDS encoding MFS transporter, with protein sequence MVEAARRKLNESAGMRWFALILISTLLFSTYWFQDCLGPLKGLMESELGLNSDQFGRIASSTTWANLALMIIVGGIALDKWGIRKTGTLFGILAVAGAAIVALAAKGVFGSDERSTMIWMIVGRILFGTGLETVCVMVSRTVVKWFKGYELALAMGINVGFGRLGSAGTNFFGVEIANNSVFTGVSFAATLIGVSLICFLVYLILDVKFDKAAGIQAGEGDGDKFKFKDLTDLITNHSFIFIALLCVAFYSAVFPFVQYAPDLLINKFGFTSTLPDMAGWSFVEKFKAFFQNGPKVTSLIPLGTILFTPIFGRLVDKKGKAATLMIIGSLLLIFAHLSLSVFNNIILGYFGLLALGVAFSLVPAAMWPSVAKIVPENRLGTAYATMFTIQNYGLAAFFWGIGKVLNMVNPAIVNQIRDTRESLIASGMSGSDVAMRIEELKIAGEIPPYNYTMPILMLVVLGVISIFLAFQLKKADRRQGYGLEMPTGHEG encoded by the coding sequence TTGGTAGAAGCTGCCAGAAGAAAACTCAATGAGTCAGCCGGAATGCGATGGTTCGCTCTGATCCTGATCAGTACGCTCCTGTTCAGTACTTACTGGTTCCAGGACTGTCTCGGTCCACTCAAGGGCCTGATGGAGTCTGAGCTGGGACTGAACAGTGATCAGTTCGGGCGTATCGCGTCTTCGACGACCTGGGCAAATCTTGCCCTGATGATCATCGTCGGTGGTATCGCTCTCGACAAATGGGGGATACGAAAGACCGGTACGTTATTCGGCATTCTGGCCGTGGCCGGAGCCGCTATCGTCGCCCTGGCAGCGAAAGGTGTGTTCGGGTCCGATGAAAGATCGACTATGATCTGGATGATAGTCGGGAGGATCCTGTTTGGCACTGGACTTGAGACCGTCTGCGTCATGGTCTCGCGGACGGTGGTGAAGTGGTTCAAGGGCTACGAACTGGCTCTCGCGATGGGTATCAACGTGGGGTTCGGCCGTCTCGGTTCTGCCGGCACGAACTTCTTCGGTGTCGAGATAGCGAACAACAGCGTGTTTACAGGTGTATCGTTCGCGGCGACGCTGATCGGCGTTTCGCTCATCTGCTTCCTTGTCTACCTGATCCTGGACGTCAAGTTCGACAAGGCGGCCGGTATCCAGGCGGGAGAAGGGGACGGAGACAAGTTCAAGTTCAAGGATCTCACCGATTTGATCACCAATCATTCGTTTATTTTTATCGCTCTTCTCTGCGTGGCGTTCTACTCGGCGGTATTTCCCTTCGTGCAGTACGCGCCTGACCTTTTAATCAATAAGTTCGGGTTTACATCGACACTGCCTGATATGGCGGGGTGGTCGTTTGTGGAGAAGTTCAAGGCCTTCTTCCAGAACGGGCCGAAGGTGACGAGCCTCATTCCTCTCGGGACGATACTCTTCACCCCGATCTTCGGTCGTCTGGTCGACAAGAAGGGCAAGGCCGCGACACTGATGATCATCGGTTCGCTTCTGCTCATTTTTGCCCATCTTTCGCTTTCGGTCTTCAACAATATAATTCTTGGTTACTTTGGTCTGTTAGCTCTGGGCGTCGCTTTTTCGCTGGTACCAGCCGCGATGTGGCCTTCGGTCGCGAAGATCGTGCCCGAGAACAGGCTGGGAACAGCCTACGCGACCATGTTTACCATTCAGAACTACGGCCTTGCCGCATTCTTCTGGGGGATCGGAAAGGTCCTGAACATGGTCAACCCCGCGATCGTCAATCAGATCAGAGATACAAGGGAAAGTCTGATAGCAAGTGGAATGAGCGGGAGTGATGTAGCTATGAGGATCGAGGAACTCAAGATTGCAGGGGAGATTCCTCCCTACAATTACACGATGCCTATTCTCATGCTCGTGGTCCTCGGCGTCATATCGATATTCCTTGCCTTCCAGCTCAAAAAGGCTGACAGGAGACAGGGATACGGACTGGAAATGCCTACGGGGCATGAAGGTTGA
- a CDS encoding acyltransferase family protein, producing the protein MKTSGKRDLSLDILRSGAILYIVGVWHLQEYSPSFSFSNDITCLITDVVLALVFYISGYVLSSRYDITGLPDLFSFFRKRILRIYPMYLGTLAIFAVIHLISPGAFLRASLLTNMVTGENLKTLWFVCLLLHLYLMTPFFLYRFSPVRIIASSAGLFTLLVVINYGTGYIDLRFAQYLPAFVAGILVARASVVENLLKNRIFLVLSLVPLTCGFIAYSRFDGQYFRLFISIGSFLASLGLLLYLGRLFSHFCNRRFVGFLGYSSYALYLLHRISFSTGKRFFAPQGVVPSILYFVVFILPVTVIMAYYIQKAYDRLIVDRFSGRN; encoded by the coding sequence ATGAAGACTTCCGGTAAAAGAGATCTTTCTCTCGATATCCTGAGGTCCGGCGCTATCCTGTATATCGTCGGGGTCTGGCATCTTCAGGAATATTCACCATCGTTCTCTTTCTCTAATGATATTACCTGTCTTATCACGGATGTAGTGCTTGCCCTGGTTTTCTATATTTCCGGATACGTGCTGTCCAGTCGTTATGATATTACCGGGTTGCCTGATCTCTTTTCCTTTTTCAGGAAGAGGATACTGAGGATATATCCCATGTATCTCGGGACGCTGGCCATCTTTGCAGTCATCCACCTGATAAGTCCCGGCGCTTTTCTGAGAGCATCGCTTCTCACAAATATGGTCACCGGCGAGAATCTCAAAACACTCTGGTTCGTCTGCCTCCTGTTACACTTATATCTGATGACACCTTTTTTTCTGTACAGGTTCAGCCCTGTCAGGATAATCGCATCATCGGCTGGATTATTCACACTTCTTGTCGTCATCAATTACGGAACCGGATATATTGATCTCAGGTTTGCCCAGTATCTTCCTGCTTTTGTCGCGGGAATACTGGTGGCGAGGGCCAGTGTTGTCGAGAATCTTCTGAAAAACAGGATTTTTCTGGTTCTTTCTCTGGTGCCCCTTACCTGTGGGTTTATCGCCTACTCCAGGTTTGACGGTCAATATTTCCGTCTCTTTATCTCAATCGGCTCTTTCCTGGCCTCTCTGGGTCTTCTTCTGTACCTCGGGCGATTGTTCAGCCACTTTTGCAACAGGAGGTTTGTCGGCTTTCTGGGTTATTCGAGTTATGCGCTATATCTTCTTCACAGGATCAGCTTTTCGACAGGGAAAAGGTTTTTCGCGCCGCAAGGTGTCGTCCCCTCGATCCTGTATTTTGTCGTGTTCATCCTGCCGGTGACTGTCATCATGGCCTATTATATTCAGAAGGCTTACGATCGTCTGATCGTAGATCGGTTTTCAGGTCGAAATTGA